The Aspergillus chevalieri M1 DNA, chromosome 5, nearly complete sequence genome includes a region encoding these proteins:
- a CDS encoding SDR family NAD(P)-dependent oxidoreductase (COG:Q;~EggNog:ENOG410PNFA;~InterPro:IPR002347,IPR036291,IPR020904;~PFAM:PF00106,PF13561,PF08659;~go_function: GO:0016491 - oxidoreductase activity [Evidence IEA];~go_process: GO:0055114 - oxidation-reduction process [Evidence IEA]), with product MADLSGKTALVTGGASGLGKAITTKYLHANATVIICDINPLRIEETTSQLSALGTGTLRAYTVDITSLDAVHDLFAKMRNEFGMSAPDILVNNAGIMDRFDPVGDLDPGLWDRVMKVNLTAPFWLSKLAVEGWLAREEGEKTEGCILNIASVAGKVGLAAGAAYTASKHGLIGLTKNTSSFYTNKGIRCNALVMGAMETNVSDAFHAGINQEGYQKMAELMNAAGTALCNVDEVADLCVWIAGGKGAGLVNGAVINVDHGWGSIMG from the exons ATGGCAGACCTATCCGGCAAAACAGCCCTCGTCACTGGCGGCGCAAGCGGTCTAGGCAAagccatcaccaccaaatACCTACACGCCAACGCAACAGTGATCATCTGCGATATCAACCCTCTACGCATCGAAGAAACGACATCCCAGCTTTCTGCTCTCGGAACAGGGACCCTCCGCGCCTATACAGTCGACATAACCTCCCTCGATGCAGTCCATGACCTCTTCGCCAAGATGCGCAATGAGTTTGGTATGTCTGCGCCGGATATCCTGGTGAATAATGCGGGTATCATGGACCGGTTTGATCCCGTTGGTGATTTGGATCCTGGACTTTGGGATCGCGTTATGAAGGTTAACCTGACTGCGCCGTTTTGGTTGAGTAAATTGGCTGTCGAGGGGTGGCTTGCgcgggaggagggggagaaaaCGGAAGGGTGCATTCTGAACATTGCTTCTGTTGCTGGAAAGGTTGGATTAGCTGCTG GCGCCGCTTACACAGCCAGCAAACACGGCCTCATCGGCCTGACCAAAAACACATCCTCCTTCTACACCAACAAAGGTATCCGCTGCAACGCGCTCGTCATGGGCGCAATGGAGACGAACGTCAGCGATGCCTTCCACGCTGGTATCAACCAAGAGGGGTATCAGAAGATGGCGGAGCTTATGAATGCTGCTGGGACGGCGCTGTGTAATGTCGATGAGGTTGCGGATTTGTGTGTTTGGATTGCGGGTGGGAAGGGCGCGGGGTTGGTTAATGGAGCGGTGATTAATGTTGATCATGGGTGGGGGAGTATTATGGGGTGA
- the PUF3 gene encoding mRNA-binding protein PUF3 (COG:J;~EggNog:ENOG410PGRI;~InterPro:IPR001313,IPR016024,IPR011989,IPR033712, IPR033133;~PFAM:PF00806;~go_function: GO:0003723 - RNA binding [Evidence IEA]) — protein sequence MASTMAANATSVHNVRTNRTNIGSSSMSNDRSTMGKSFGGSKTWNSNIWGDNNLGNGFDDQHLADTAFEGKSGSGSLLSTSESDGWTSRPNLPWTTVNTSASLARGATAITTSPVQGRSNDRSASALSEAADTSYFSLPRSGIAGAGGAANHKTYLNSGSDGISPSTDGISFGGFGGFRNGEARHNVNSSAFGSSPVGTRFQMKPGTTLDTSGDDMTISSLPHGLPDALAQQLPRNPYTHMSHSSASFAPQRQTHTSHPSFHSENQGFDGRLGTGSIDLNTGLGKLQLNDSGFPTQRPAYMSQGSFDGNLSRSKYAQSVGEEGNYQSVPGYMGDGAADLLAYQAANRARLEGGGISPSELTRMGSPFYPGLDGASLAGPHFRNASGSRISEGQAAALERKLRAEAEFVSPGNPLQRVQYPSAYELANYQARMNPLAGYYPVSSLAGIGAAAYVPRPTRENDLSQVVRSPLLEEFRANSKGNKRYELKDIYNHVVEFSGDQHGSRFIQQKLETANSDEKEQVFREIQPNCLQLMTDVFGNYVVQKLFEHGNQTQKKILANQMKGHVLALSTQMYGCRVVQKALEHILTDQQASMVKELENHVLKCVRDQNGNHVIQKAIERVPSQYVQFIINAFKGQVSRLAAHPYGCRVIQRMLEHCEEEDRESILGELHACTPNLIPDQFGNYVIQHVIENGEEKDRSRMIIVVISQLLMFSKHKFASNVVEKSIEFGEESQRRHIITTLTSPNERGESPLLGLMRDQYGNYVIQKILTQLQGTEKEALIDQIKPLLSQLKKYSYGKQIVAIEKLIFDPSLPSSSALSHLTSSTTPPNSHKSSPQPSKRSMENGQVPVGAAPPTPPPTESQTGNGADSKGLARTTVKSASSSEATTPDATVPVEITGAN from the exons ATGGCGTCCACCATGGCTGCAAATGCGACCTCCGTACATAAT GTGCGAACGAACAGAACAAACATTGGTTCTTCTAGCATGAGCAACGACCGTTCTACAATGGGAAAGAGTTTCGGTGGAAGTAAGACATGGAACAGCAACATCTGGGGGGACAACAACCTCGGAAATGGTTTTGATG ATCAACATCTTGCAGACACAGCCTTCGAGGGCAAATCAGGGTCCGGGTCACTGTTGTCGACCTCTGAATCAGATGGATGGACTTCGCGGCCCAACCTTCCCTGGACCACGGTTAACACATCAGCATCCCTGGCCCGAGGCGCGACGGCCATAACTACATCGCCAGTACAAGGCAGGTCTAACGATCGAAGCGCGTCGGCACTGTCAGAGGCAGCCGACACGTCCTATTTTTCCCTGCCACGCTCAGGAATCGCGGGTGCCGGAGGGGCAGCAAACCACAAGACCTACCTGAATAGCGGATCCGATGGTATCTCTCCTTCGACTGATGGTATTTcttttggtggtttcggCGGATTCAGAAATGGCGAGGCCAGGCACAATGTCAACTCATCCGCCTTCGGCAGTAGCCCTGTGGGCACGCGATTTCAGATGAAACCTGGCACTACCCTGGACACTTCGGGCGATGATATGACTATTTCGTCTCTACCCCACGGACTGCCCGACGCGCTAGCTCAGCAGCTTCCCCGGAACCCTTACACTCACATGTCCCACAGCTCGGCATCGTTCGCCCCGCAGCGACAAACACATACTTCGCATCCGTCGTTCCACTCAGAAAACCAAGGGTTTGATGGTAGACTGGGAACTGGCTCTATCGATTTGAATACGGGCCTGGGCAAGCTTCAGCTGAATGACAGTGGCTTTCCGACTCAGCGTCCAGCCTACATGTCTCAGGGTTCCTTTGACGGCAATCTCTCCCGATCAAAGTATGCCCAGTCCGTGGGCGAAGAGGGTAATTACCAATCCGTCCCTGGATACATGGGTGATGGTGCGGCAGACCTCCTAGCTTACCAGGCGGCCAACAGGGCACGTCTGGAAGGCGGTGGCATTTCTCCGTCCGAACTCACTCGCATGGGAAGTCCTTTTTACCCTGGACTGGACGGCGCATCATTAGCGGGTCCGCACTTCCGAAATGCTTCTGGTAGCCGTATTTCCGAAGGACAGGCAGCCGCCTTGGAGCGCAAACTACGTGCCGAGGCTGAGTTCGTGTCCCCTGGGAACCCGCTGCAACGCGTGCAATATCCCTCTGCATACGAGCTTGCAAATTACCAGGCTCGTATGAATCCTTTGGCGGGTTACTATCCAGTTTCCTCCTTGGCAGGCATCGGGGCCGCAGCATACGTCCCCAGACCCACCCGTGAGAACGACTTGTCCCAGGTTGTGCGCAGTCCATTGCTAGAGGAGTTCAGGGCCAATAGCAAGGGAAACAAACGTTATGAACTTAAG GACATCTACAACCACGTGGTTGAATTTAGTGGCGACCAGCATGGCTCCCGGTTCATCCAGCAAAAGTTGGAAACCGCCAACAGCGACGAGAAGGAACAGGTTTTTCGCGAAATCCAGCCGAACTGCCTTCAGCTGATGACCGATGTGTTTGGCAACTACGTGGTTCAGAAGTTGTTTGAACATGGCAACCAGACGCAGAAGAAGATTCTCGCCAACCAGATGAAGGGACATGTGCTTGCGCTGTCCACCCAGATGTATGGTTGCCGTGTTGTTCAAAAG GCTCTCGAGCACATCCTTACCGACCAGCAAGCATCGATGGTCAAGGAGTTGGAAAACCATGTATTGAAATGTGTGCGCGACCAGAACGGCAACCATGTTATTCAAAAGGCCATTGAGCGGGTCCCGTCTCAATACGTACAGTTCATCATAAACGCGTTTAAAGGTCAGGTCAGCCGACTTGCAGCACACCCGTACGGATGCCGTGTTATCCAGCGCATGCTCGAACATtgcgaggaggaagaccGCGAGTCGATCCTTGGTGAACTGCACGCTTGCACGCCCAATTTAATTCCCGACCAGTTCGGCAACTACGTCATTCAGCACGTGATCGAGAATGGCGAGGAGAAGGATCGCTCGCGCATGATCATCGTCGTGATTTCGCAGCTTCTAATGTTCTCGAAACACAAGTTTGCTAGTAACGTGGTCGAGAAGAGTATCGAATTCGGGGAGGAGTCGCAGCGTCGGCACATTATCACCACACTCACCTCGCCCAATGAGAGAGGGGAAAGCCCACTGCTTGGCTTGATGCGTGACCAATATGGAAACTACGTTATTCAGAAGATTCTTACTCAGCTTCAAGGGACCGAGAAAGAGGCTCTCATCGACCAGATCAAGCCATTGCTGAGCCAGCTGAAGAAATACAGCTACGGCAAGCAGATCGTCGCTATTGAAAAACTCATCTTCGATCCCAGTTTGCCTTCGAGCAGCGCTCTTTCGCACCTCACCTCGTCCACCACACCACCGAACTCGCACAAGTCCTCTCCTCAACCTTCGAAACGGTCTATGGAAAACGGCCAAGTGCCTGTTGGAGCAGCGCCCCCTACGCCCCCTCCGACGGAGTCCCAGACTGGCAATGGAGCCGACTCCAAAGGCCTTGCTCGGACGACGGTGAAATCGGCGTCGAGCTCCGAGGCCACTACTCCTGACGCGACTGTCCCGGTCGAGATCACCGGCGCCAACTAG